One genomic window of Staphylococcus hsinchuensis includes the following:
- a CDS encoding winged helix-turn-helix transcriptional regulator — protein MPKSYNIGVEATIDVIGGKWKPVILCHLQNNGLMRTSELKRAIPTITQKMLTQQLRELEKDGIINRIVYNEVPPKVEYELSQYGKSLSNILSALCYWGEFHVEKLYNQGENVSLIRQDHVNIP, from the coding sequence ATGCCAAAATCGTATAATATCGGGGTAGAAGCAACGATTGATGTTATCGGAGGAAAGTGGAAACCGGTTATTTTATGTCACTTACAAAATAATGGATTAATGCGAACTTCTGAATTAAAACGTGCAATCCCTACGATTACTCAAAAAATGTTAACACAACAATTACGCGAATTAGAAAAAGACGGAATCATTAATCGTATTGTTTATAATGAAGTCCCTCCCAAAGTAGAATATGAATTGTCTCAATACGGCAAGTCGTTAAGTAACATACTCAGCGCTTTATGTTACTGGGGTGAATTTCATGTTGAAAAACTTTATAACCAAGGTGAAAACGTCTCCCTCATACGACAGGATCACGTCAATATTCCATAA
- a CDS encoding M20 metallopeptidase family protein translates to MNIKDILFEKLESKEQEMIKHRRYLHQHPELSFEEEQTAQYIKDYYKGKPVNVTQPVEGGHAVIVEIEGKLPGKTIGLRADFDALPIKEETDFDFKSENEGVMHACGHDAHTASLLTLADALIEIREQLPGTVKIVHQHAEEQPPGGAQQVMQSGALDDVAEIYGLHVAPVVGPEIIAYNKGNAFSGSSVFTLKIKGVGGHAASPHKTNDALVAGANFVSTVQTVVSRRIDPLEMGVVTIGSFDAPGKANVIQDTVTIKGTARYLNDEVGQKMYEEIEKVVKSVAVGFDIDYDLDYMFGYPVLYNHPKETDKVAEILSESQGSYFQQLMEMPPVTGSEDFAYYLKEIPGSFYVVGCKPVGVKDPYMNHHPKFEVNEDALIVAAKSLGDIALNRLPLDSVE, encoded by the coding sequence ATGAATATAAAAGATATATTATTTGAAAAATTAGAAAGTAAAGAACAGGAAATGATTAAACATCGCCGTTATTTACATCAACATCCTGAGTTATCTTTTGAAGAAGAACAAACTGCACAATATATCAAAGATTATTATAAAGGTAAGCCTGTGAACGTGACCCAACCTGTTGAAGGTGGACATGCTGTAATCGTTGAAATTGAAGGTAAGTTACCAGGTAAAACAATTGGATTGCGTGCTGACTTTGATGCGTTGCCAATTAAAGAAGAAACAGATTTTGATTTTAAATCTGAAAATGAAGGTGTCATGCATGCTTGTGGACATGATGCACATACTGCGTCACTATTAACTTTAGCAGACGCGTTAATCGAAATCCGTGAGCAGTTACCAGGTACTGTGAAAATTGTACATCAACATGCTGAAGAACAACCGCCTGGTGGTGCGCAACAAGTTATGCAATCAGGTGCATTAGATGATGTTGCCGAAATTTATGGTTTACATGTGGCACCTGTCGTAGGTCCAGAAATTATTGCTTATAATAAAGGCAACGCATTTTCTGGTAGTTCAGTGTTTACGTTGAAGATTAAAGGTGTGGGAGGCCATGCTGCTAGTCCTCATAAAACGAATGATGCACTTGTTGCAGGTGCGAATTTCGTAAGCACAGTTCAAACAGTGGTTTCACGACGTATAGATCCATTAGAAATGGGCGTAGTGACAATTGGTTCATTTGATGCGCCAGGCAAAGCAAATGTAATCCAAGATACAGTGACGATTAAAGGTACTGCCCGATATTTAAATGATGAAGTGGGTCAAAAAATGTATGAAGAAATTGAGAAAGTAGTTAAAAGCGTGGCAGTAGGCTTCGACATTGATTATGACTTAGACTATATGTTCGGCTATCCAGTACTGTATAATCACCCAAAAGAAACAGATAAAGTGGCTGAAATCTTATCTGAAAGTCAAGGCAGCTATTTCCAACAATTGATGGAAATGCCACCTGTTACAGGTTCAGAAGACTTTGCTTACTATTTAAAGGAAATTCCAGGCAGTTTCTATGTTGTGGGATGTAAGCCAGTAGGTGTTAAAGATCCGTACATGAACCATCACCCTAAGTTTGAAGTAAATGAAGATGCCTTAATCGTTGCCGCAAAATCGTTAGGTGACATTGCCTTAAATCGATTACCACTAGATTCAGTCGAATAA
- a CDS encoding MDR family MFS transporter, translating to MPEENAFHVEKRVPLFIVLLSGAFITILNQTLLGTALPPIMKDLKVSESTVQWLQSIFMLVNGIMIPVTAYLIERFTSRQLFLTAMGVFTAGTLLCAVGPDFTYLFFGRVLQAAGAGIMMPLMQTILFLLFPVEKRGSAMGLFGLVIAFAPAIGPTLSGILVEHLTWRSVFYVVLPIAIIIIITSFFLLKNVTDTTRPKLDILSVFLSTIGFGGLLYCFSIVGDVGWNHLQFIVPLIIGAITLVIFIRRQLKLEHPMLEFRVFKYNIYTLGTILSMFVFGILIATNIILPLYMQNMLHFSALESGLVLLPGAVLMGIMNPITGRLFDKFGGKWLARIGLLVLVMSTIPFTMLSTHTSYTYLAVGNALRMLSISMVMMPMTTLAINQLPNKLVPHGTAVNNTFRQMSGAIGTAVFITLMSVTAIPKQGLEGMIHGVNVTFTVATVISVVALLFSKKLKNPSQTSRNTM from the coding sequence ATGCCTGAAGAAAATGCATTCCATGTGGAAAAGCGTGTGCCTTTATTTATCGTACTCTTGTCTGGTGCATTTATTACGATATTAAACCAGACATTGCTCGGTACAGCACTTCCACCTATTATGAAAGACCTTAAAGTATCAGAAAGTACTGTTCAATGGTTACAGTCGATATTTATGCTCGTCAACGGAATTATGATTCCTGTAACAGCTTATCTCATTGAACGATTCACCTCGAGACAGCTCTTTTTAACCGCAATGGGCGTATTTACTGCCGGCACATTACTCTGTGCAGTTGGCCCTGATTTCACATATTTATTCTTTGGACGCGTCTTACAAGCGGCCGGTGCTGGTATTATGATGCCACTCATGCAGACGATTCTTTTCTTACTATTCCCTGTAGAAAAAAGAGGTTCAGCAATGGGATTATTCGGACTCGTCATCGCATTTGCACCCGCAATTGGTCCAACACTATCCGGAATATTAGTAGAACATTTAACATGGAGAAGTGTTTTCTATGTCGTACTACCTATCGCTATTATTATTATTATCACTTCATTCTTTTTATTAAAAAATGTTACCGACACTACACGTCCGAAGTTAGACATACTATCGGTTTTCCTATCTACAATAGGATTTGGCGGTCTATTATATTGCTTTAGTATTGTTGGAGATGTCGGTTGGAATCACTTACAATTTATCGTTCCTTTAATTATTGGTGCGATTACTTTAGTTATTTTCATCCGTCGTCAGTTAAAACTCGAACACCCTATGCTCGAATTTAGAGTATTTAAGTACAATATTTACACACTCGGTACGATATTAAGTATGTTCGTATTTGGTATTTTAATTGCAACGAACATCATCTTACCTTTATATATGCAAAACATGTTACACTTCTCAGCTTTAGAATCAGGTTTAGTATTATTACCTGGTGCAGTACTAATGGGTATTATGAACCCAATCACTGGTCGCTTATTTGATAAGTTCGGTGGTAAATGGTTAGCGCGTATCGGCTTGTTAGTACTTGTGATGTCAACGATTCCTTTCACAATGCTTTCAACACACACGAGCTACACTTATTTAGCAGTAGGTAACGCGTTACGTATGTTATCCATTTCTATGGTTATGATGCCGATGACGACATTAGCAATTAACCAACTACCAAATAAACTCGTTCCACATGGTACAGCCGTTAACAATACCTTTAGACAGATGTCTGGTGCCATTGGTACAGCCGTATTCATTACATTAATGTCTGTCACAGCCATTCCAAAACAAGGACTTGAAGGTATGATCCACGGCGTTAATGTCACATTCACAGTCGCAACTGTCATTTCAGTCGTTGCGTTACTATTTTCTAAAAAGCTTAAAAATCCAAGCCAAACATCACGTAATACAATGTAA
- the mbcS gene encoding acyl-CoA synthetase MbcS — MNKRDLIAPDKYNIVNEIEQYAKQPEKKAIIFEDVQGQRYDITYRHLMERANQIGHVFLKHGLTKGDKMLIMMPRSIATYEIYIAALKLGIVIIPSSEMLRTKDLQYRITHGEVKAAVIMSERIEELEGVEQYNELTKFIVGGEHEDWYAIDQEMESQDIHLDTADTSSEDVALYSYTSGTTGNPKAVIHSHGWGYAHMQMAPEHWLSIKEDDLVWATAAPGWQKWVWSPLLSILGSGATAFVFNGRFAAEKYLQLLQDYQINVLCCTPTEYRIMAKSPQLTEYNLEHLHSAVSAGEPLNREVVEKFKDNFDLTVRDGYGQTESTLLIGFLKDTESRPGSMGKAIPGSQVTVVNDDGEIAPVGEIGNIAVPVDLPALFKGYYKDPERTEEPKVGDYFITGDLAKRDEDGYFWFEGRRDDIIISSGYTIGPFEVEDSLTKHPYVKECAVVASPHEIRGNIVKAFVILQDDVEGNEDTVKELQNFVKQDVAPYKYPRAIEFVEDLPKTNSGKIRRVELRDAEQQKFK, encoded by the coding sequence ATGAATAAAAGAGACCTCATTGCACCAGATAAATATAATATTGTAAATGAGATTGAACAATATGCCAAACAGCCTGAGAAGAAAGCCATTATATTTGAAGATGTGCAAGGTCAACGCTATGACATTACATATCGTCATTTAATGGAGAGAGCGAACCAAATTGGGCATGTATTTTTAAAGCATGGTTTAACAAAAGGGGACAAAATGTTAATCATGATGCCTAGAAGTATCGCAACATATGAAATATATATTGCAGCATTAAAGTTAGGTATCGTTATCATTCCAAGTTCAGAAATGCTACGCACAAAGGATTTACAATATAGAATCACACATGGTGAAGTCAAAGCCGCAGTTATTATGAGTGAACGTATTGAAGAGCTAGAAGGTGTAGAACAATATAATGAGCTAACGAAATTTATCGTTGGTGGGGAACATGAAGATTGGTACGCAATAGATCAAGAAATGGAATCACAAGATATTCATTTAGATACTGCGGACACTTCCAGTGAAGATGTAGCATTGTATTCCTATACATCAGGGACAACGGGTAACCCGAAAGCAGTAATCCATTCACATGGTTGGGGTTACGCACATATGCAAATGGCACCAGAACATTGGTTGAGTATTAAGGAAGACGATTTAGTTTGGGCTACTGCTGCCCCTGGTTGGCAAAAGTGGGTGTGGAGCCCGTTACTTTCTATATTAGGTTCAGGTGCGACGGCATTTGTATTTAATGGTCGTTTTGCAGCTGAAAAATACTTACAATTACTACAAGATTATCAAATCAATGTACTTTGTTGTACACCTACTGAGTATCGTATTATGGCGAAATCACCACAGCTGACTGAGTATAATTTAGAACATTTGCATAGTGCAGTATCTGCAGGTGAACCACTCAATAGAGAAGTAGTAGAGAAATTTAAAGATAACTTTGATTTAACTGTGAGAGATGGTTATGGACAAACAGAAAGTACGTTATTAATTGGTTTCTTAAAGGATACAGAAAGCCGACCTGGTTCAATGGGCAAAGCGATACCAGGTAGTCAAGTTACTGTCGTAAATGATGACGGTGAAATTGCACCTGTTGGAGAAATCGGTAATATTGCAGTGCCGGTAGACTTACCTGCATTATTTAAAGGTTATTATAAAGATCCAGAAAGAACTGAAGAACCGAAAGTGGGAGATTACTTTATCACAGGTGATTTAGCAAAACGTGACGAAGATGGCTATTTCTGGTTCGAAGGACGCCGTGATGATATTATCATTAGTTCAGGTTATACTATTGGACCATTCGAAGTTGAAGACTCATTGACTAAGCATCCTTACGTTAAAGAGTGTGCAGTCGTAGCGAGTCCGCATGAAATTAGAGGTAATATCGTTAAAGCATTTGTGATATTACAAGATGATGTAGAAGGTAATGAAGACACAGTGAAAGAATTACAAAACTTCGTTAAACAAGATGTGGCACCTTATAAATACCCAAGAGCTATTGAATTTGTCGAAGATTTACCGAAGACAAACTCAGGTAAAATACGCCGCGTAGAATTAAGAGATGCAGAACAACAAAAATTCAAATAA
- a CDS encoding FmdB family zinc ribbon protein: MPQYTYACPKCDEFTLKQSIHDSHETASCPTCGSTSKRVFTAFQTNTMNTNLKKRIEQGQEPKVVSKDKLPKQPRKTPKAPRPWMAGH, from the coding sequence ATGCCGCAGTACACATATGCATGTCCAAAATGCGATGAATTCACACTCAAACAGTCAATACACGATTCACACGAAACTGCATCATGCCCTACTTGTGGCTCTACGTCAAAACGTGTCTTCACAGCATTTCAAACGAACACAATGAATACTAATTTAAAAAAACGTATCGAACAAGGTCAAGAACCTAAAGTCGTTTCTAAAGATAAACTGCCTAAACAACCACGCAAGACACCTAAAGCACCGCGTCCATGGATGGCAGGCCACTAA
- the fmdA gene encoding formamidase: MPKKLFNIDLNKKMDQQDHPGHNRWHPDIPAAFSVDPGESFRMECLDWTDGQIGNNDDASDIKNVNLNRVHVLSGPVHVNGVEPGDLLVVDILDIGTFEDHAWGFNGIFDKTNGGSFLVDHYPNAQKSIWDFNGIYATSRHVPGVEFAGIIHPGLIGVAPSQEMLDEWNRRERELVDTDPNREPVLANLPETDAAVVGNLKGKDFERVAKEGARTVPPRENGGNCDIKNLSKGSRVYFPVFVDGAKLSVGDLHFSQGDGEITFCGGIEMPGWIELRVNVIKNGMEKYSIKKNPAFKPGPVMPNYTDYIVFEGISVNEFNGKQTYLDANTAYRNACLNAIEFLKTRGFTGEQAYMLLGSAPVQGTVAGIVDVPNACCTLAIPREIFNADILPNLEPDE; this comes from the coding sequence ATGCCTAAAAAGTTATTTAACATTGATTTAAACAAGAAAATGGATCAACAAGATCATCCAGGACACAACCGATGGCATCCAGATATTCCAGCAGCATTTTCAGTAGATCCTGGAGAATCATTCCGTATGGAGTGTTTAGATTGGACGGACGGACAAATTGGTAACAATGATGATGCAAGCGATATTAAGAACGTCAATTTAAACCGTGTTCACGTTTTAAGCGGACCTGTGCACGTTAATGGTGTTGAACCTGGCGATTTACTTGTAGTCGACATTTTAGATATTGGTACATTTGAAGATCACGCATGGGGCTTTAACGGTATTTTCGATAAGACAAACGGCGGTAGTTTCTTAGTTGATCACTATCCGAATGCTCAAAAATCTATCTGGGATTTCAACGGTATCTATGCGACAAGCCGTCACGTACCTGGCGTTGAATTCGCTGGTATTATTCACCCAGGGTTAATCGGTGTCGCACCTTCACAAGAAATGTTAGATGAATGGAATCGCCGTGAACGAGAATTAGTAGATACAGATCCAAATCGTGAACCAGTACTAGCAAATTTACCAGAAACAGATGCAGCAGTAGTTGGGAATCTTAAGGGGAAAGATTTCGAACGCGTAGCTAAAGAAGGTGCACGTACAGTTCCACCACGTGAAAACGGAGGTAACTGCGATATCAAGAACTTATCTAAAGGTTCTCGTGTGTACTTCCCAGTATTTGTAGACGGTGCCAAACTATCTGTCGGAGATTTACATTTCTCTCAAGGTGATGGCGAAATCACTTTCTGTGGTGGTATTGAAATGCCAGGTTGGATTGAACTACGTGTTAATGTCATTAAAAATGGTATGGAAAAATATAGCATTAAGAAAAACCCTGCATTCAAACCAGGCCCAGTTATGCCAAACTATACAGATTACATTGTCTTCGAAGGTATTTCAGTAAATGAATTTAACGGTAAACAAACATACTTAGATGCAAACACGGCTTATCGTAATGCTTGTTTAAACGCAATCGAATTCTTAAAGACACGTGGTTTCACTGGCGAACAAGCCTATATGTTATTAGGTTCTGCACCTGTTCAAGGTACAGTTGCGGGTATCGTTGATGTGCCAAATGCTTGTTGTACCCTAGCTATTCCACGTGAAATCTTCAATGCAGATATCTTACCTAACTTGGAGCCTGATGAGTAA
- a CDS encoding choloylglycine hydrolase family protein, which yields MCTGFSVQSVLQHNYLARTMDFAFESNNIPIAVPKRYNYEFEIAGKQELKYGFVGTAMMVGQYRFSDGVNEQGLAISNHYFSRLASYTTNPREGYFNVGPEEFILWLLGFNNSIATLKQSIAQVNIVAIGNKALDNIPPLHFIVTDKTGETVTIEPHNGLLVVKENPVHVLTNSPNLEWHYENLKNYTHLSPLQHQQKQFGERNFEALGNAGGTFGLPGGFTSSERFVRAAYLRQHLILEGRDINQHVNQCFKVLDNVSVPYGAIRENGETHYTQFQCVLDCKHQTYYIKPYDSSEVFEVQLCQTLLEKDTPTYFSLEHKFKTHRLN from the coding sequence ATCTGTACAGGATTTTCAGTGCAGTCTGTACTGCAACATAATTATCTAGCAAGGACGATGGATTTTGCGTTTGAATCTAATAACATTCCTATAGCTGTCCCAAAGCGTTACAATTACGAATTTGAAATAGCAGGGAAACAGGAACTGAAATATGGTTTCGTCGGAACAGCTATGATGGTCGGACAATATCGCTTTAGTGATGGCGTAAATGAACAGGGCTTGGCTATTTCTAACCATTATTTTAGTAGGCTTGCGAGTTATACTACCAACCCAAGAGAGGGGTACTTTAACGTAGGACCAGAAGAATTTATCTTATGGTTACTTGGATTTAATAACTCAATAGCCACGTTGAAACAGAGTATTGCTCAAGTGAATATCGTAGCTATCGGTAATAAAGCATTAGATAATATACCTCCGCTACACTTTATCGTGACAGATAAAACAGGAGAAACTGTGACAATTGAACCCCACAATGGTTTGTTAGTAGTGAAAGAGAATCCTGTACATGTGTTGACGAATAGCCCTAATTTAGAATGGCATTATGAAAATTTGAAAAACTACACACATCTATCGCCTCTGCAACATCAACAAAAACAATTTGGTGAACGAAACTTTGAAGCACTCGGTAATGCTGGGGGCACATTTGGTTTGCCAGGAGGATTCACATCATCTGAACGTTTTGTAAGAGCGGCATATTTACGACAACATTTAATATTAGAGGGCAGAGATATTAATCAACATGTCAACCAATGCTTTAAAGTGTTGGATAATGTCAGTGTTCCGTACGGCGCGATTAGGGAAAACGGTGAAACGCACTATACACAATTTCAGTGTGTTTTAGACTGTAAGCATCAGACGTACTATATTAAACCATATGATAGTAGTGAAGTGTTTGAAGTCCAACTATGCCAAACGTTACTTGAAAAGGATACGCCGACGTATTTTTCATTAGAACACAAATTTAAAACACATCGTCTCAATTAA
- a CDS encoding NADH dehydrogenase subunit 5 — protein sequence MFSSLNPSVLLIINYIFVIISLLSGVVFLNKRVPLSYVRVHVLLVAFPPLMTFIGLIFAHKNEAVGLFYSDVLAWLMAAFVLMVGLIIQRYCIRYLSGDMHYRKYFLMFTLTTSFASTAWLTGDIRIMVLCWGLTLIGLTILIGLQSAWKVTRAAAIVTGKSFLIGWLALLIAVIWIGISTGHWTYQSIYSPQSIDRIGDGTRLIIHLLMVIAVLVPAAQWPFQRWLIESVAAPTPVSAIMHAGIVNAGGIMLTRFSPLFSSDIATVILVLLASVSVVIGAGISLVHVDYKRLLVGSTIGQMGFMLVQCALGAYIPAIIHLILHGIFKATLFLRSGSAVRHFSVPRRANERMSYFWIVAGRVLALLIGLSYWLSAPSEGYRIVSGLILAWSLSLSWTQLVAFGEGKLGRILGLGTMIIVGAVYELIHHFFAETLHTITFAQGEPPLFLILVVAIILLLGSTISMWVARHRNSRLFSIIYMRIVHLGEAHNSAVERHPNYLKKYIARGGR from the coding sequence ATGTTTAGTTCACTTAACCCAAGCGTGTTATTAATAATTAATTACATATTCGTGATCATTTCACTTTTGAGTGGTGTGGTCTTTTTAAATAAACGTGTTCCACTGAGTTATGTACGTGTGCACGTACTGTTAGTGGCGTTCCCACCATTAATGACATTTATCGGTTTAATATTTGCACATAAAAATGAAGCGGTTGGGCTATTTTATTCTGATGTGCTTGCGTGGCTCATGGCAGCATTTGTATTGATGGTTGGATTAATTATTCAACGTTACTGTATTCGTTATTTATCGGGTGATATGCATTACCGTAAATATTTCTTAATGTTTACGTTGACGACTAGCTTTGCCTCTACAGCATGGTTAACAGGTGATATTCGTATCATGGTTCTTTGCTGGGGTCTAACGCTGATAGGTTTAACGATTTTAATCGGTTTACAAAGTGCTTGGAAAGTAACACGTGCCGCTGCGATTGTAACAGGTAAATCATTCTTAATCGGTTGGTTAGCGTTGTTAATCGCAGTGATATGGATAGGTATCTCTACAGGACATTGGACGTATCAATCAATATATTCACCACAAAGCATAGATCGAATAGGTGATGGTACGCGTTTAATTATACATTTACTAATGGTTATAGCTGTTTTAGTTCCGGCAGCACAGTGGCCTTTCCAAAGATGGTTGATTGAATCCGTGGCCGCTCCTACACCTGTATCAGCGATTATGCATGCGGGTATTGTGAACGCTGGTGGGATTATGTTAACGCGATTTTCACCATTGTTTAGCAGTGATATTGCAACTGTAATTTTAGTGTTATTAGCCAGTGTATCGGTCGTTATAGGTGCAGGTATTAGTTTAGTGCATGTAGATTATAAGCGACTACTCGTAGGTTCAACTATTGGACAAATGGGCTTTATGTTAGTGCAGTGTGCCTTAGGTGCTTATATACCAGCAATCATACATTTGATTTTACATGGCATATTTAAAGCGACGCTCTTTTTAAGATCAGGTTCAGCAGTGCGTCATTTCAGTGTGCCAAGACGTGCAAATGAAAGAATGTCATATTTCTGGATTGTTGCAGGTCGTGTCTTAGCGTTATTAATTGGTTTAAGTTACTGGTTGAGTGCACCAAGTGAAGGCTACCGCATCGTCAGTGGTTTAATCTTGGCATGGTCGCTTTCTCTATCATGGACACAACTTGTGGCATTTGGTGAAGGGAAATTAGGTCGTATATTAGGTTTAGGCACAATGATTATCGTAGGTGCAGTATATGAACTGATACATCACTTCTTCGCAGAAACATTGCATACGATAACATTTGCACAAGGTGAACCACCTTTATTCTTAATATTGGTTGTTGCAATCATTTTATTATTAGGTAGTACGATAAGTATGTGGGTTGCACGTC